Proteins encoded together in one Chiloscyllium plagiosum isolate BGI_BamShark_2017 chromosome 3, ASM401019v2, whole genome shotgun sequence window:
- the kcns3a gene encoding potassium voltage-gated channel subfamily S member 3a → MVYGQMFERTAADHELVNINVGGYKQRVNQGTLQRFPQTRLGKLLNCDTEEAILELCDDYNVVDKEYYFDRNPCLFRYILNFYYTGKLHVMEELCAFSFSQEIEYWGINELFIDSCCSNRYQERKVDKDWEQKSDESIDSSFEELSALDKDLDKFDSMWCGNVRKNVWLRLENPGYSLLAKALAVLSLSVVLTSIVAMCIHSMHEFQQFDEDDKEIVHPALEGLEIACIVWFTTEFIARFTVAPCLKKFFKNPLNIIDFVSILPFYFTLAVETMDEDSEELENVGKVIQILRLMRIFRILKLARHSVGLRSLGATLRHSYHEVGLLLLFLTVGISIFSVLVYSVEKDETESGLHSIPMSWWWATISMTTVGYGDTYPVTLFGKLIGTVCIICGILVVALPITIIFNKFSKYYRKHKMVDINHCNAELAEDCSSPYMNIRNIYAKNMHSLIASISSMVSTNASDDSTIDASSIRDQETIQNITAFENCSAKQNTVN, encoded by the coding sequence ATGGTTTACGGGCAGATGTTCGAAAGGACAGCGGCTGATCATGAACTTGTCAATATAAATGTGGGAGGATACAAGCAGAGAGTTAACCAAGGTACCTTGCAGCGGTTTCCTCAAACAAGGTTAGGAAAACTACTGAACTGTGACACCGAGGAGGCTATTTTAGAGCTCTGTGATGATTACAATGTTGTGGATAAGGAATATTACTTTGATCGGAATCCATGCTTATTCCGCTACATTTTGAACTTTTACTACACTGGAAAACTTCATGTCATGGAGGAACTGTGCGCATTTTCCTTCAGCCAAGAAATTGAGTACTGGGGAATTAATGAACTTTTTATTGACTCCTGCTGCAGCAACAGATATCAAGAGAGGAAGGTGGACAAAGATTGGGAGCAGAAAAGTGATGAAAGTATCGATTCTTCCTTTGAAGAACTATCAGCCTTGGATAAAGATTTGGATAAATTTGACAGCATGTGGTGTGGGAATGTAAGAAAGAATGTATGGCTCAGATTAGAAAATCCTGGATACTCGCTTTTGGCCAAAGCATTGGCAGTTTTATCTTTAAGTGTTGTCCTTACATCCATTGTGGCAATGTGCATTCATAGCATGCACGAGTTCCAACAGTTTGATGAGGATGACAAAGAGATTGTTCATCCTGCACTTGAAGGATTGGAGATTGCATGTATAGTTTGGTTCACTACGGAGTTCATTGCAAGATTTACAGTTGCGCCTTGTCTCAAGAAATTCTTCAAAAACCCCTTGAATATCATTGATTTTGTTTCCATTCTACCATTCTACTTCACACTGGCTGTGGAGACGATGGATGAGGACAGCGAGGAGTTGGAAAACGTGGGTAAAGTGATTCAAATTCTTCGTCTAATGAGGATATTCCGTATCCTGAAGCTAGCCAGGCATTCAGTGGGACTACGGTCCTTGGGAGCCACGCTCAGGCACAGCTACCATGAAGTTGGGctcttgcttttgtttttaacagTTGGCATCTCCATATTCTCTGTCCTTGTTTATTCTGTTGAAAAAGATGAAACTGAGTCAGGCCTTCATAGTATTCCAATGAGCTGGTGGTGGGCAACCATCAGCATGACCACAGTTGGGTATGGGGACACATATCCAGTCACTCTATTTGGAAAGCTCATTGGCACCGTCTGTATTATATGTGGGATTTTAGTAGTGGCGTTGCCCATCACTATCATTTTCAATAAATTTTCAAAGTATTATAGGAAGCATAAAATGGTGGATATTAACCACTGCAATGCAGAACTTGCAGAAGATTGTTCCTCACCTTACATGAATATTCGAAACATATATGCCAAAAATATGCATTCTCTCATAGCTAGTATCTCTTCTATGGTTAGCACCAATGCCAGTGACGATAGCACCATAGATGCCTCTAGCATTCGAGATCAAGAAACCATTCAGAACATTACTGCATTTGAGAACTGTTCAGCAAAACAGAACACTGTCAATTGA